The following are encoded together in the Hippoglossus stenolepis isolate QCI-W04-F060 chromosome 12, HSTE1.2, whole genome shotgun sequence genome:
- the yipf4 gene encoding protein YIPF4 — protein MQFPPTNGDFTFVSSTEAEDLSGTISAPDIKLNMGSDSGKDPYATTFLKQRGYGWLLEVEEDEGEEIKPLLEELDIDLKDIYYKIRCVLMPMPSLGFNRQVVRDNPDFWGPLAVVLLFSMISIYGQFRVVSWIITIWIFGSLTIFLLARVLGGEVSYGQVLGVIGYSLLPLIVIAPLLLVISRFEVVSTLIKLSGVFWAAYSAASLLVGDEFKTKKPLLIYPIFLLYIYFLSLYTGV, from the exons aTGCAGTTTCCTCCCACCAACGGGGACTTCACGTTCGTGTCCTCGACAGAGGCTGAAG ACCTCAGCGGCACCATAAGTGCCCCGGACATCAAGCTAAACATGGGCAGTGACAGCGGTAAAGACCCGTACGCCACCACCTTCCTGAAGCAACGAGGCTACGGCtggctgctggaggtggaggaggatgagggtgaAGAGATCAAACCTCTCCT ggaGGAACTGGACATTGACCTGAAGGACATCTACTACAAGATTCGTTGTGTCCTGATGCCAATGCCATCGCTGGGCTTCAACCGGCAGGTGGTCAGAGACAACCCGGACTTCTGGGGCCCTCTGGCTGTGGTGCTGCTCTTCTCCATGATCTCCATCTATGGACAGTTCAGG GTTGTGTCTTGGATCATCACCATCTGGATATTTGGATCGTTAACAATCTTCCTGCTGGCACGTGTTCTTGGTGGTGAG GTTTCCTACGGCCAGGTTCTCGGAGTGATTGGATattcccttcttcctctcatcGTTATAGCCCCTCTGCTGTTAGTGATCAGTCGATTCGAGGTTGTCTCTACACTAATCAAA CTGTCGGGAGTGTTCTGGGCTGCTTACAGCGCTGCTTCACTGCTTGTCGGAGATGAATTCAAAACGAAGAAGCCCCTTCTCATATATCCCATTTTCCTTTTGTACATATACTTCCTATCACTATATACTGGTGTGTGA